TCCTGTCGTTTCTCTACAAGGATAACCCGCTCTTCAAGCTGGCCGAGCACCTCTATGTGGGCGTGTCGGTCGGCTATACGATCGTGAAGGCCTACGACACGGTTCTCGTGCATCTCATTTTCAAGCCGATCGTGGAGAACGGGGAGTGGGTGTTGCTGGTGCCGGTGATGATCGGCTCATTGATGCTCACCCGCTACGTGCCCAAGGCGTCCTGGTTGTCGCGCTATGCGTTCGCTTTCATCGTCGGCGTCGGGTCCGGGCTGGCGATTCCCCGCACGATCTCGTCGTTTATTTTGAAGCAGATTGAAGATACCGTTCGTCCGCTGTTGATGCTGGGGCCGGGCGGTGGCGTCACGTTTTCCTGGGATTTGCACAACCCCGCCAGCAGCCTGAACGTGATTATCATTCTGGTCGGTGTGACCTCGGTGCTGTTTTACTTCTTCTTCTCGGTTGAGCACACAGGCCCTGGGAGGGTGGTGGCGCGGACCGGGGTGATGTTCCTAATGATCTCCTTCGGCGCGGCCTTCGGCTATACCGTGATGGCCCGCATGTCGCTCCTGATCGGCCGGCTCACCGACTTGATCGAATTCTCCGACGCCTCCTATGGACGCCCGACGGTGTGGCTGGCGCTCGTGACGATCGGCACGCTCATTTTCTTGAGCCGGCGAGCGCAGGGCGAGCCGCCTGAAGAACGGTAAGTCTGTGTGGTCTGTTCGGTCTGTCTGGTCGAAGGAGACCGACAAGAGAGACTAGACAGACTAGATAGACCAGAACGACCAGATCTCCGGTTGCAGCGAGCGTAAACCCTTCGTTACAATGGCGCTCCATAAAGGAGCGTTATGACGACCACCACAGCCAAAGATCCCAAGCAATACCCACTCCTGCGCAATCTTCAATTCTCGCCCATTAAAGAAGGCGAGGAACAATACATCGTGCTCTGGGACCCGACCGGATTGAGCAAAGAAAAGCTGGTCTTGCCGCTCAACTACTTCTTCATCATTCAGCATTTCGATGGCGAACATTCGCTTCAAGAGATTGGCGGGATCTATTTGAAGCGCTTCGGCGAGTTCCTCATGCCCGATAAAGTCGGGCAATTGGTGGCAGATCTCGATACGAAGCTTTTTCTCGAAGGGGACCGGGCAGAGGAAGCCCGGAAACTCCAGCGGGCGCAGTATCGTGAAAGTCCCTTGCGGACAGCGGTCTTCGCCGGGCGCGCCTATGAGGCGGACGGGGCAAAACTGAAAAAGCAGATCGACGGGTTCTTTACCTCCAAGGAAGGGCCGGACTTCAAGCCCTCCGAGAACGCGGGCAAGGCCATCAAAGGGCTGGTGGCGCCGACCTACGACCTCAAGCAGGCAGGCCCGATCTACGCCTGGGCCTATAAAGAGCTGCAGGAGGCCGCGCAGCCGGATGTGTACGTCGTCATCGGCACGGCCTACGCGGGGCTCGACAATCTCTTTGCCGTGACGGACAAAGATTTTGAGACACCGCTGGGCGTGGTGAAGGCCGATCAGCCGTTGCTGGCGAAGATCCGAGAACGGTTCCCCGTGGCCTTTGAAGAAGATCTGTGCCACCAGGCCGAACATGCCATTGAATTCCAATTGCCGTTTTTGCAGGACATCGTCGGCCGCAAGAAGCCCTTTACCATCGTGCCGGTCCTCTGTTCCTTTTCCGCGTTGAGCGTGGCGGAGCCGGCGGTATTGCAGCAGGTGGTCGCGTTTCTGGATGGCGTGCGCGAGATCCTCACCGCGTCAGGCCGGAGCTATTGCGTGATTGCGGCGGGAGAGCTGGCCCATCTCGGGATGCGCTATGGCGACAAGGAGCCGCCGACCGATTTTTCGTTCCACCGTTCGATGCAGCACGACTTGGAAATGCTCAAGCCGGTGGAAGAACGGAAAGCGGACGAGTTTGCCAACTACATCATCAAGGAGAATGATCAGCGCCGGATCTCCGGCTTCGCGCCGATCTTCTCGCTCTTGCGCCTGATCGAGGCCGAGTCCGGCCAGGTCCTCCGCTACGACCGAGGCATTACTGATCAGTACAACTCCACCGTCACCTACGCCAGCATGGCGTTCTACTGACGGCTGCTGAAACAGCCTCCCAGTTTCGTGCTCGCCTTGAACAGGTCTTCGACGTGCCTAGGTGGGGACGCCCCCGGCCTTGCGGGCAGCCTGTTTGAGCAGTCTGGAGGATTGGACTGTTACCGTGCTACTCGTTCGCTGTGGCGGTACTGGATGGGTGCTTAGATAGGCCGCGTAATGCGGGGCCCAGAAATGAGGAGGGTCGGTCTGCTACGACACCAGCCCCCATGTGCTCCAGACAATCAATCCCGCGATCGCCAACATAATCCAGGCTAATTCTCGATCTCCGATCGAACTGATGATCTCTTTCATGACCGGCCTCCCGTAATGAGCGCTGTGGCGGTGAGCTGTGAAGTGATGGAGCAAGGCTGATGCCGCAGGCAAACCGTGCGATTGGCGGACCCTATCATTGCAGCGGCAGGAAAAATCGAGCGATTTCGCACGGTGAGCACTGTGCGAATTGTCGGTGAGCCTAACGCCGGTCTGGGCCGAACGGCCGCTTACTATGGTCTTGATTGAAGTCGAGTCGAAGGCGTGATGGACTGCGTCCCCCTTCCGGTCCCAGCAATCCCGATCCGGGACCGATGGCGGGCGTCAGGGGAGCGACTGAGGTCCCGAGGTCGGGACTGCGCTGTGGAACGAATGAGCGGGGAGCAGGAGCAAGGCGTTCAGGGACCATGGCCGAATCAAGCGATCCGCGGGGCTCTTTCACCGTTCGCATGGGATTTCGTGGAAGCGCCGAGGGGGGACTGCCTCTTTCCTCCTGGGCGATCGGCTCAGGAGCTGGCTCAGCATTGTCCGCGATGACGAGATTGCCGGCCATCACTTCTTTGGCCATCGATTCTGCCGTGGGCAGCTCGTCGGCATAGATATCGGTGGCATATTCCGCCGTGGCCGGCGCAGCAAAAGACGACCACACGGACTGTCCGGACTCAGCGATGTTGATCTTTGTCACGGTCGAAAGACCCGGCCGGATCGGGTAGTCCCGAATCTCCTCTTCCGGCAGCGCAATGCGGACCGGCACCCGTTCGACGATGTGAATGAAATTCCCCGTGGCATTATCCGGCGGCAACAAGGCAAAGGCGCTCCCGCTGCCGGGCACGAGTCCTTCGACCGTGCCGTGAAAGGTGTGTTGCGATCCGTAGAGACTGACGTCCACCAGCGCGGTTTGCCCTGGGCGCACATGCTGCAGTTCCGTTTCCCGCAGATTGGCCTCGATCCATAAATGATCCAGCGGCACGATCGTCATCAGCGGCGTCCCCGGTTGCACGCGATCGCCGACCTGGGCCTTTCGTTTCGCCACGTAGCCGGAGATCGGGGCCTTGATCTGCTGGCGGGTGTATTCCAGATAGGCCTCGATGAGCTGGTGTTTGGCCAATTCGACAGCCGGATGCGCCATGACGGTCGTGCCTCCCACTTGTGCATCGAGCGTATCGAGTTCGGCCTGGGACTCCCGGACGTCCGCTTCCAGCGATAGGATTTTGTCCGCCGTATTTTGCAGGATTTGCTTGGAGACCGCTCCGCTCGCCGCCGCCGCCTGATAGCGATCCAGGTCGTGCCGTGCCAGGTTCAAGCGGGCGGTCCGTGACGCCAATTGCTCCGCCAGTTGTTTTCTGGTCATGAACAGGGCGGCGATGCGCCGCACTTCTTCGCCGAGCCGGCCGCGCGCCCGGCCCAGCGCGGCGTAGGCCTGATGTTCGTCCAGCCGGATCATCACGTCGCCCCGATTCACAAACTGCGTTTCTTCGGCCAGCACCTGGGTGACAATGCCGGAGGCCTGAGCCGCGACGGGGACCAGATTCCCCGTCACATAGGCGTTGTCGGTGCGAATCCAGAATCGGTCGTAGGTCCACCAGTAGTTCAGATAGGCTACTGTGCCGAGCAGCACGAGGAGGGCCACGATCAGCAGCCGGCGGTTTCTTCTAGCGCGGATCGCCTTGGGATGGAGGCGAGAGGCGCTCGGTGCCGGCGGGGTTTCGGATGCAGGTGAGGTCGTGGTCATGGTGCGCTCGTGTTGTAGGGTGATCTGCGTTCGGGATCCTGGTTCTGATAGCCTCCGCCCAAGGCTTCGATGAGATCGACGGCGGCCACGAGTTGGTCGCTTTCCAGTGCCCGCAAGGCATATTCCTGTTCCAGGACCGGCTGGCGATGCCGCAACACCTCGCGGTCGTCGTCCAGTCCCGTGACCAGCCGCACCTTGGCCAGGCGCCAGTCTTCGCCCAGGGAGGCCAGCAGGCGCTTGTGCGACTCGATCATCTCGCGCGCCGATTGCCAGGCGCTGAGGCTGTCCGCCACTTCGCGCATCGCATCGAGCAGGGTTTCATTGTAGAGTTCCACGGCCGCGTCGTATTCTGCCCGTTGCGCGGCGAGTTCGCCCCGCAGCCGGCCGCCTTCGAACCAGGGCATGCGCAGCCCCGGCGCGACGCCGAAGGAGTTGCTCTGGCCGCTGAACAGCAGGTTGGAGAGTTTGCCGGCATGCCGCATCAGCGTCAGGGCATTGAACCCGACGAATGCCGTGAGATCGATCGTGGGATAAAATTGTGTCTTGGCGACCTTGACCAACCGTGCGGCGGCATCGGCCCGGTAGAGGGCCGCGGCCAAGTCGGGCCGATGGACCAACAGTCCCAAGGAGAGATGGTCGGGCGCCGCGATCTGCTCCGGAATGACGACGGCCGGTTTCGCGAACAGGTGCAGGGCTTGATCTGGGCCTTGCCCGGCCAGCCGCGCGAGGATATGGCGCTGGATGTCCAATTGATCCCGGAGGCCGGTGTGCCGTTTGATGGCGGCTTCATAGTCGGCTGCGGCGGTTTTTACGGGCTGCTCGTTGTCCAGCCCAAGGCGGAAGCGGGTCTCCGCCAGCGTGCGCAAGTCGCGGCGGATGCCGACAAGAGTCTTGACCACGGTGAGTTGTTGCTGAAGCGCGTGCCCTTTGAAATAGGCTCGCGCGATGGCGGTGGTCAGCCTGAGGCGCACTTCGGCCTGTTCGGCTTCTTCGGCGGCAGCCTGTCCCAGGGCCGCTTCAAGCGTGGCCCGGTTTTTCCCCCAGAAGTCGAACTCGTAGCGGACACTCAACGGATTAAGGATGCCCAGGAGAATCTTGTCTCCCGCGACTTTTGGATTCAATGCCGCGAAGACCCCATGTTGGGAAATCCGTTCATAGGTGAGGGAGGCGTCCGCTTCCAGAAAGGGCAGGAGCCGCGCGCCTTCCACCTTCACCAGCGCCTCAGCTTCTCGCAGCCGCGCCGCCGCGAGTTTGATGCCGGGGTTGTTCTTGAGCGCCAGGTCGATCAGCTCATTCAATTCCGGATTGCCGAATTGCGTCCACCAGCGATCGTCCGGCCACTGCTGGAGCCGGCTTGTCACCTCGGCCAGCGTCTCGTTCATTTCCGGCGGCTCAAGAAACTCCGCAGGGGGATTGCCGGTGGGAATCCAGGCGCAGCTGCCGAAGAGCAGCGCGCAACCGATTCCGGCAGCGATCCGCAGGCGATAGGTGAAGCCGGAGCGGGATGTCATGGCACTTCCTCGATCAATACTTCCGCACGGAGTTCCTGCAACTCTTCCGCCGGGGTCGGCGAAAGCGGGACGTGGGTTGGGTGCGCGAACCAGACGAGCACGCCGATTACCAGAAACAGGCCGCTGGCCACCAGGAAGGCATCGTTCAGGCTCAGGATGGCCGCTTCCTGCCGGATCAGCGCACCAAGCTTGGCCTGGATCTGCGAGGGGGCGAGTCCGGCCGCCGCCAGTTTGGCTGTCAGGTGCCCCACGGGATCGTAGGAGATCGCCAGCCGCCCTCCGAAGTGATCGGCTAAATTGAGTTGATGAAAGTGGGTGCGCCGAAAGAGCACGATGCCTTGGAACGTGATGCCGAAGGCACCGGCCGCGACACGCAACAGGTTGGCGACCTCGGCGGCACGCATGACCAGCGGACCGGAGAGGCCATGCAGCGTCAGGACCGTCAACGGTGTAAAGAACGATCCCAGGAAGATGCCCTCCACGACCATGGGCCAGAAGAGCTGGTCGTACGAGTGGGGATCATCGAATAAGCCAATCCAATAGAATGTCCCGGCAAATCCGAGGCTGTTGAGGAAGATCAGCCAGCGCGCGTCAATGTACTTGCAGAGGAGGTGCATGACGGCAATGGCGGGAGCGCCCAGGAGGACCAGCGGGAGCAGCGCAAGGCCGGCTAGTTTCGACGAGTATCCGAGAATCAGCTGGATCTGCACGACCAGGAGCGAGAGCAGTCCTTGAATGGAAAAGAATCCGAGCGTCAAGCAGACGATGCCGATCACGACATTGCGGTGCCGGAACAGCCGGAGATCCAGCGTGGGGTGCCGCTCACCGAGTTCCCAGATCACAAAGCAGGGCAGCGCGATGAGCAGCACGACCGCCAGCGCTTTCAGAACGGGAGCGTCCAGCCAGTCAAAGTCGTTGCCCATGTTCAGGA
The Nitrospira sp. genome window above contains:
- the amrB gene encoding AmmeMemoRadiSam system protein B: MTTTTAKDPKQYPLLRNLQFSPIKEGEEQYIVLWDPTGLSKEKLVLPLNYFFIIQHFDGEHSLQEIGGIYLKRFGEFLMPDKVGQLVADLDTKLFLEGDRAEEARKLQRAQYRESPLRTAVFAGRAYEADGAKLKKQIDGFFTSKEGPDFKPSENAGKAIKGLVAPTYDLKQAGPIYAWAYKELQEAAQPDVYVVIGTAYAGLDNLFAVTDKDFETPLGVVKADQPLLAKIRERFPVAFEEDLCHQAEHAIEFQLPFLQDIVGRKKPFTIVPVLCSFSALSVAEPAVLQQVVAFLDGVREILTASGRSYCVIAAGELAHLGMRYGDKEPPTDFSFHRSMQHDLEMLKPVEERKADEFANYIIKENDQRRISGFAPIFSLLRLIEAESGQVLRYDRGITDQYNSTVTYASMAFY
- a CDS encoding HlyD family secretion protein — protein: MTTTSPASETPPAPSASRLHPKAIRARRNRRLLIVALLVLLGTVAYLNYWWTYDRFWIRTDNAYVTGNLVPVAAQASGIVTQVLAEETQFVNRGDVMIRLDEHQAYAALGRARGRLGEEVRRIAALFMTRKQLAEQLASRTARLNLARHDLDRYQAAAASGAVSKQILQNTADKILSLEADVRESQAELDTLDAQVGGTTVMAHPAVELAKHQLIEAYLEYTRQQIKAPISGYVAKRKAQVGDRVQPGTPLMTIVPLDHLWIEANLRETELQHVRPGQTALVDVSLYGSQHTFHGTVEGLVPGSGSAFALLPPDNATGNFIHIVERVPVRIALPEEEIRDYPIRPGLSTVTKINIAESGQSVWSSFAAPATAEYATDIYADELPTAESMAKEVMAGNLVIADNAEPAPEPIAQEERGSPPSALPRNPMRTVKEPRGSLDSAMVPERLAPAPRSFVPQRSPDLGTSVAPLTPAIGPGSGLLGPEGGRSPSRLRLDFNQDHSKRPFGPDRR
- a CDS encoding efflux transporter outer membrane subunit — its product is MTSRSGFTYRLRIAAGIGCALLFGSCAWIPTGNPPAEFLEPPEMNETLAEVTSRLQQWPDDRWWTQFGNPELNELIDLALKNNPGIKLAAARLREAEALVKVEGARLLPFLEADASLTYERISQHGVFAALNPKVAGDKILLGILNPLSVRYEFDFWGKNRATLEAALGQAAAEEAEQAEVRLRLTTAIARAYFKGHALQQQLTVVKTLVGIRRDLRTLAETRFRLGLDNEQPVKTAAADYEAAIKRHTGLRDQLDIQRHILARLAGQGPDQALHLFAKPAVVIPEQIAAPDHLSLGLLVHRPDLAAALYRADAAARLVKVAKTQFYPTIDLTAFVGFNALTLMRHAGKLSNLLFSGQSNSFGVAPGLRMPWFEGGRLRGELAAQRAEYDAAVELYNETLLDAMREVADSLSAWQSAREMIESHKRLLASLGEDWRLAKVRLVTGLDDDREVLRHRQPVLEQEYALRALESDQLVAAVDLIEALGGGYQNQDPERRSPYNTSAP
- a CDS encoding DHA2 family efflux MFS transporter permease subunit, producing MAPVYLRRLRGWRFVLFNAVLGLAHIVVLFNAGSYIALLPHVSGDLGGVLPSFLTWAQTDFMIGLALGFPLARYLSGRIGDYRLLIGAFIVYSIASYLCGASETLAQFLPARIAQGIAGGITLPIAQSMLLNEYPKRLKTVALSVWGLFSLTPFTIGMPVGGYIAYLLGWRFLFYLDFALTMIIVGTLGALLYGRGFRRRYGRFDFVGFLLLLVLLLGGQTFLNMGNDFDWLDAPVLKALAVVLLIALPCFVIWELGERHPTLDLRLFRHRNVVIGIVCLTLGFFSIQGLLSLLVVQIQLILGYSSKLAGLALLPLVLLGAPAIAVMHLLCKYIDARWLIFLNSLGFAGTFYWIGLFDDPHSYDQLFWPMVVEGIFLGSFFTPLTVLTLHGLSGPLVMRAAEVANLLRVAAGAFGITFQGIVLFRRTHFHQLNLADHFGGRLAISYDPVGHLTAKLAAAGLAPSQIQAKLGALIRQEAAILSLNDAFLVASGLFLVIGVLVWFAHPTHVPLSPTPAEELQELRAEVLIEEVP